The Mauremys reevesii isolate NIE-2019 linkage group 1, ASM1616193v1, whole genome shotgun sequence genome has a segment encoding these proteins:
- the NCF4 gene encoding neutrophil cytosol factor 4: MSLPRQLRDKSDFDQLPNEVPVSANIADAQEKRGFTSYYVFVIEVKTKGGGRYLIFRRYRQFYTLHSKLEERYGAENKSNTFAFTLPVLPGKVYVGAKKEIAESRIPILNIYMKKLLCLPSWVLMDEDLRLFFYQSEFDCEQVPKGLRRLRPRTRRVKSIAHQAPGFDRMAAPRAEALFDFLGTSTLELNFKKGDLIYLLSRINKDWLEGTVHNSTGIFPCAFVKIIQDLPPEEGTINWLRCYYQDDTLSIIRDISVEEDLSSTPLFKDLMALMRREFDRDDIVLNYRDSEGDLIRLVSDQDVELMVSQGRRRPSEKHFFPWKLHITHQDDLSVYNTSPGGGTSQALAVKGQ; the protein is encoded by the exons gACTTTGACCAGCTTCCAAATGAGGTGCCTGTCTCCGCTAACATTGCAGATGCCCAAGAGAAGCGCGGCTTCACCAGTTACTAt GTGTTTGTCATTGAGGTGAAGACAAAAGGAGGTGGCAGATACTTGATCTTCCGCCGCTACCGCCAGTTCTACACCCTGCATAGCAAGCTAGAGGAGAGATATGGGGCAGAGAACAAAAGCAATACCTTTGCCTTCACCCTCCCTGTGTTGCCAG GAAAGGTTTATGTTGGTGCGAAAAAGGAGATTGCAGAGAGCCGGATCCCTATCCTCAATATTTACATGAAG AagctgctctgcctgcccagcTGGGTGCTGATGGATGAAGACCTACGACTGTTTTTCTACCAGTCGGAGTTTGACTGTGAGCAGGTGCCGAAGGGGCTGCGGCGGCTTCGCCCACGCACTCGCCGAGT caaaaGCATTGCACACCAGGCGCCGGGTTTTGACCGCATGGCAGCCCCACGGGCTGAG GCACTGTTTGACTTTCTTGGAACCAGTACACTGGAGTTGAACTTCAAGAAGGGAGACTTGATCTATCTACTCAGCAGGATCAACAAAGATTGGCTAGAG GGAACCGTCCACAATTCCACCGGAATCTTCCCATGTGCTTTTGTGAAGATCATTCAAGACTTACCTCCGGAGGAGGGCACTATCAATTGGCTGCGCTGCTATTACCAGGATGACACTCTCAGCATCATCAG GGACATATCAGTGGAAGAGGATCTGAGCAGCACCCCATTGTTCAAGGACCTCATGGCATTAATGAG GAGAGAGTTTGACCGTGATGACATTGTTCTGAATTACCGGGACTCTGAGGGTGACCTGATCCGTCTGGTCTCTGACCAGGATGTCGAACTCATGGTGTCTCAGGGCAGGAGACGGCCCTCCGAGAAGCATTTTTTCCCCTGGAAGTTGCACATCACCCACCAAGATGACCTCAGTGTCTACAACACcagcccaggaggaggcactagTCAGGCACTAGCAGTAAAAGGACAGTGA
- the LOC120396041 gene encoding cytokine receptor common subunit beta-like has product MKAFCRALLALCWAFRVGESRESLPMQSLRCYNDYTSQTTCTWQECTAARRFLNMTLHHEDTRGNTQIPCELQRAEGLPICQDSCVCWSCHRNSTLFAMGVHDTYTFKPDRLLQAELNINLSQNVQTLPPQKRWINVTEAAWEAAGGTKGRHQLPNALELDMESWEKSSSVSVTRSSHGLLRCDALVPSSNYIARVPFKPSQGAGWSGQSSKWSTAMSWKSQEGDEAQPKNLRCLFNGVDRLTCSWEVRREVTSSVLFTLFYRTPPASEETECSPVHEEELPGSNYQFHSCEINVTNPSRLSQYLITVRPKKEEKLIKAYENIKPLAPVNVTMTKTKDQEYELRWTKQIPSAIGQIYEFLYWKTGDSLENAQLVNISNDKPPRIFTLQMLEPSTRYRGRMRARVHLGDYERPWSEWSEECTWETESVWSPLILPLLVPVFTIMLIAFGWCSYRGLLSKKKKWEEKIPNPSKSQLLQSYLQKIQLGIPLPSSQLDFGKQSPSKKTDLVSFIQVLDGPMKVNSAELPAAMADRMMCFLGALDPENPYQTLEMTTPAPHPAAPARCHSSQGTSQSLSPATLPWRSSAKVTASQAPMSCFDFNGPYLSLPHGCSLPDVHQDWEAAPLGTRERLVSLEYVSLPQGAPSQTLLVGEERGAAQLHPVSLPAQKEMKQPLAGGQEGPQGQPAGGEVVQGDTEGQRSPIAAILNNSCQKWPVGYVTTEGLSLMPARDSAHLSPALAPPEGMLTAAAMLTSNP; this is encoded by the exons ATGAAGGCGTTCTGCAGGGCTCTGCTGGCTCTGTGCTGGGCTTTCAGGGTCGGAGAATCTCGAG AGAGCCTCCCGATGCAGAGCCTGCGCTGCTACAATGACTACACCTCCCAGACGACCTGCACGTGGCAGGAATGCACAGCGGCACGTCGCTTCCTCAATATGACTCTTCACCATGAGGACACTAGAGGCAA CACACAGATCCCATGTGAGCTTCAGAGAGCCGAGGGGTTGCCGATCTGCCAGGACTCCTGTGTCTGCTGGAGCTGCCACAGGAACAGCACCCTTTTTGCTATGGGGGTGCATGATACTTACACTTTCAAACCTGATCGGTTGCTGCAGGCCGAGCTGAACATCAACCTCTCCCAGAATG TCCAGACCCTCCCACCTCAGAAGCGCTGGATCAATGTCACTGAAGCAGCCTGGGAAGCAGCTGGAGGGACAAAGGGAAGACACCAGCTGCCCAATGCACTGGAGCTTGACATGGAATCCTGGGAG AAATCTTCCTCTGTGTCAGTCACACGCTCCTCCCACGGCCTGCTGAGGTGTGATGCCCTTGTGCCGAGCAGCAACTATATAGCTCGTGTGCCATTCAAGCCAAGCCAGGGTGCTGGTTGGTCTGGGCAGTCCAGCAAATGGAGCACTGCCATGTCCTGGAAGTCTCAGGAAG GGGATGAGGCTCAGCCCAAGAACCTTCGCTGCCTCTTCAATGGGGTTGATCGGCTAACGTGCAGCTGGGAAGTGAGGAGAGAGGTCACCAGCTCTGTCTTGTTCACGCTCTTCTACAGAACCCCACCGGCATCAGA AGAGACAGAATGCTCTCCAGTCCATGAGGAGGAATTGCCTGGCAGCAACTACCAGTTCCACAGCTGTGAGATCAATGTCACCAACCccagcaggctgagccagtacCTCATAACTGTCCGGCCCAagaaggaggagaaactgattaAAGCCTACGAAAACA TCAAGCCACTTGCGCCTGTCAACGTGACAATGACAAAGACAAAAGACCAGGAGTATGAGTTGAGATGGACAAAACAGATCCCAAGCGCTATAGGCCAGATATATGAATTCTTATATTGGAAGACTGGTGACTCCTTGGAG AATGCCCAGCTTGTAAACATCAGCAATGATAAGCCTCCCCGCATCTTCACCCTGCAGATGCTGGAGCCCTCCACACGCTATAGGGGGAGAATGCGGGCGAGGGTGCACTTGGGCGACTACGAGAGGCCCTGGAGCGAGTGGAGTGAGGAGTGCACCTGGGAAACTGAGAGTG TCTGGTCACCACTGATTCTCCCACTGCTGGTTCCAGTCTTCACCATCATGCTGATAGCATTTGGCTGGTGCAGTTATAGAGGCTTACTCAG CAAGAAGAAAAAATGGGAGGAAAAGATTCCAAATCCCAGCAAGAGTCAGCTGCTCCAGAGCTACCTCCAG AAAATACAGCTCGGGATTCCGCTGCCAAGCAGCCAGCTGGACTTTGGCAAGCAGAGCCCTTCCAAGAAGACAGACCTGGTCAGCTTCATTCAAGTGCTGGATGG ACCGATGAAAGTTAATTCAgcagagctccctgcagccatGGCCGATAGGATGATGTGCTTCCTTGGTGCACTGGACCCAGAGAACCCGTATCAGACTCTTGAAATGACAACTCCAGCTCCACATCCGGCAGCCCCGGCTCGCTGCCATTCAAGTCAGGGCACCAGTCAGTCCCTGTCGCCAGCCACGCTCCCCTGGAGGAGCAGTGCTAAGGTCACTGCTTCTCAGGCACCCATGTCCTGCTTTGACTTTAATGGTCCATACTTGAGcctcccccatgggtgctccCTGCCTGACGTTCATCAGGACTGGGAAGCTGCCCCACTGGGAACCAGGGAGAGGCTTGTGTCCCTGGAGTACGTGTCCCTACCCCAGGGGGCCCCTTCCCAGACCctgctggtgggggaggagagaggagcagcTCAGCTCCACCCCGTCTCGCTTCCTGCTCAGAAAGAGATGAAGCAGCCCCTTGCTGGAGGGCAAGAAGGGCCACAAGGCCAGCCAGCAGGTGGGGAAGTGGTGCAAGGGGACACTGAAGGTCAAAGGTCACCAATTGCTGCCATCTTAAACAACTCCTGTCAGAAATGGCCAGTGGGATACGTCACCACGGAAGGTTTGTCACTGATGCCAGCAAGAGACTCTGCCCATCTGTCCCCTGCACTGGCCCCACCAGAGGGGATGCTCACTGCTGCTGCCATGTTGACATCCAACCCATGA